One window from the genome of Verrucomicrobiia bacterium encodes:
- a CDS encoding DUF1501 domain-containing protein, whose product MSADPNSPIPIPRLPRRQFLSRSAGGLGSAALAWLLQRDALALAGTDGRGPSARAPHFAPRARRVVQVFCCGGVSHLDTFDYKPELERQHGNSLEGKGENLGFFGQPGRIMKSPYGFRQHGECGAWVSDLLPHLAGCVDDVCFIHSMVARSNNHTPATFQMNSGFTLNGFPCMGAWLSYGLGTENENLPAFVVLPDPRGLPAGGSINWTSGFLPANHQGVPFRTQSDEPVVDLRTPPTISPESRAADLHWLQELNRGYAAAHPGDAAFAARVRSYELAARMQVSIPEATGLETESEATRRMYGLDDPVNKGFARNCLLARRLLERGVRFVQILNGGAFGSPRINWDGHENLRENHDTQAATMDRPVAALLKDLKQRGLLEDTLFVWSTEFGRSPATQGLDSPGRDHHPTAFTCFLAGAGIRPGHRHGVSDELGYFVGRDPVTIPDFHATLLHLLGVDHEHLTFYHNGINRRLTDVHGEVIRGVLA is encoded by the coding sequence ATGTCCGCTGACCCAAACTCCCCAATTCCGATCCCGCGCCTGCCGCGCCGCCAGTTCCTGTCGAGGAGCGCCGGCGGGCTGGGGAGCGCGGCCCTGGCATGGCTGCTCCAACGGGATGCCCTGGCGCTGGCCGGCACGGACGGCAGGGGCCCCTCCGCGCGCGCCCCCCACTTTGCGCCCCGCGCCAGACGGGTGGTCCAGGTGTTCTGTTGCGGAGGGGTCAGCCACCTCGACACGTTCGATTACAAGCCGGAACTCGAGCGCCAGCATGGCAACAGCCTGGAGGGCAAGGGTGAAAACCTCGGGTTTTTTGGGCAGCCGGGCCGAATCATGAAAAGCCCGTACGGCTTTCGGCAGCACGGGGAGTGCGGAGCGTGGGTGAGCGACCTCCTGCCGCACCTGGCCGGATGCGTGGACGACGTCTGTTTCATCCACTCGATGGTGGCCCGCAGCAACAACCACACGCCGGCCACGTTCCAGATGAACAGCGGGTTCACCCTCAACGGCTTTCCCTGCATGGGTGCCTGGCTGAGCTACGGGCTGGGCACCGAAAATGAGAACCTCCCGGCCTTTGTGGTGCTTCCGGATCCGCGCGGGCTGCCGGCCGGGGGCTCGATCAACTGGACTTCAGGATTCCTGCCGGCGAATCACCAGGGCGTGCCGTTCCGGACACAGTCCGATGAGCCGGTCGTGGATCTCCGGACACCTCCCACGATCTCCCCGGAGTCCCGGGCGGCGGACCTGCATTGGCTGCAGGAGCTCAATCGCGGCTACGCGGCCGCGCATCCCGGGGATGCCGCCTTTGCCGCCCGGGTGCGGTCCTACGAACTGGCCGCCCGCATGCAGGTCAGCATTCCGGAGGCCACGGGATTGGAGACGGAATCGGAGGCCACCCGCCGGATGTATGGACTGGACGACCCGGTCAACAAGGGCTTTGCAAGAAACTGCCTGCTGGCCCGTCGCCTCCTCGAACGCGGGGTGCGCTTTGTGCAGATCCTCAACGGGGGGGCGTTTGGCAGCCCGCGCATCAATTGGGATGGCCACGAGAACCTGAGGGAGAACCACGACACCCAGGCGGCGACGATGGATCGTCCGGTCGCCGCCCTGCTAAAGGATCTCAAGCAGCGGGGACTGCTGGAGGACACCCTGTTCGTCTGGTCCACCGAGTTCGGACGCAGCCCGGCCACCCAGGGACTTGATTCTCCGGGACGGGACCATCACCCGACCGCCTTCACGTGTTTCCTTGCCGGCGCCGGCATTCGGCCGGGACATCGGCACGGGGTCTCCGATGAACTCGGGTACTTCGTGGGGCGCGATCCGGTGACCATCCCGGACTTCCACGCCACCCTACTGCACCTTTTGGGTGTGGATCACGAACACCTGACGTTTTATCACAATGGCATCAACCGCCGCCTTACCGACGTCCACGGCGAGGTGATCCGCGGCGTCCTCGCCTGA